In Candidatus Hydrogenedentota bacterium, a single window of DNA contains:
- a CDS encoding ABC transporter ATP-binding protein, whose amino-acid sequence MTDNALVELRHIYKKFTTKHLFLIDEETRKRRFYKRKEVHAASDVHFSIERGEIFGLLGPNGAGKTTAVKMISGLVRPDKGAVYVDGLDVDKKRRQVLRRVGVVLEGTRTSLWPLTPLENLLYYGTLKDVPRSVLRQRAHDLLDFIGLKDKKNVQVRRLSRGQKQKLAICIALIADPQVLLLDEPTTGLDVQSARAIKDKVMEMTREQGRSVLVTTHDMHVAQELCDRIGIINHGELIACKPTEELLALFAEQIFVFKIDRPVNVETMAALPGVLKAEMEETGDGPALVMQVTPETELRSEALYRIVDLLKEQQVLLHGLQQRQQNLESIFLKLTGDPHQ is encoded by the coding sequence ATGACCGATAACGCGCTAGTAGAACTGCGTCATATTTATAAGAAATTTACGACCAAGCATCTTTTTCTTATCGATGAAGAAACACGGAAGCGCCGCTTTTATAAAAGAAAAGAAGTGCACGCTGCCAGCGATGTACATTTTTCTATTGAACGAGGCGAAATCTTCGGGCTCCTCGGTCCCAATGGCGCGGGCAAAACAACGGCCGTAAAAATGATTTCCGGTTTGGTGCGCCCCGATAAAGGCGCTGTCTACGTGGACGGCTTGGATGTGGACAAAAAACGTAGGCAGGTGCTGCGCCGTGTGGGAGTCGTCTTGGAAGGAACACGTACAAGCCTGTGGCCCTTGACCCCTTTGGAAAATCTTCTCTATTACGGAACCCTGAAAGATGTGCCCCGGTCTGTACTGCGTCAACGTGCCCATGATCTCCTCGATTTCATCGGTCTAAAGGACAAAAAAAATGTGCAGGTACGGCGCTTGTCGCGGGGACAGAAACAGAAGCTTGCCATCTGCATCGCACTCATCGCCGATCCGCAAGTGCTGCTCTTGGATGAACCGACAACAGGGCTGGATGTACAAAGTGCGCGGGCAATCAAAGACAAGGTGATGGAAATGACCCGGGAACAAGGGCGCAGCGTATTGGTCACCACCCATGATATGCACGTGGCGCAAGAATTATGTGACCGTATCGGCATTATCAATCACGGCGAATTAATCGCCTGTAAGCCTACCGAAGAGTTGTTGGCCCTTTTTGCAGAACAAATCTTTGTATTCAAAATTGACCGCCCTGTGAACGTCGAAACGATGGCTGCCTTGCCTGGCGTTCTAAAAGCCGAGATGGAAGAAACAGGCGATGGACCGGCTTTGGTGATGCAGGTGACTCCGGAAACGGAGCTCCGTTCCGAAGCCCTGTATCGTATCGTCGACCTCTTAAAAGAACAACAGGTGTTGCTCCACGGCTTGCAGCAGCGTCAACAAAATCTCGAGAGTATTTTCCTGAAATTAACCGGTGACCCTCACCAATAA